A region of Lycium barbarum isolate Lr01 chromosome 3, ASM1917538v2, whole genome shotgun sequence DNA encodes the following proteins:
- the LOC132633975 gene encoding aldo-keto reductase family 4 member C8-like translates to MRSYQTMLNNGETLPIMGMGTYSGENDRETTERAIRTAIKMGYRHFDTAKIYGSEQAVSNALRRAISDGLVEREDIHITSKLWSSDHHDPVSALHQTLQRLGMEYLDMYLVHWPVALKPWVDYPIPAEEDFEEFDMENTWSGMERCLDMGLCRSIGVSNFSSTKIEELLDFACVTAAVNQVEMHPMWRQRKLRSVCREYGIHVSAYSPLDGPGNAWGTTAVVDHPIIQSIALKHNATPAQVALRWGLSQGSSVIVKSFNPRRMKENIGALYLKLDERDLLDINKMEERKIMRGEWLSNDTTSSYRTIEELWDGEI, encoded by the exons atgaGAAGCTATCAGACAATGCTAAACAATGGTGAAACTCTACCCATTATGGGTATGGGTACATATTCTGGCGAAAACGATAGAGAAACAACTGAGAGAGCCATTAGAACGGCGATCAAG ATGGGGTACAGACATTTTGATACAGCCAAAATATACGGTTCTGAGCAGGCTGTGAGCAATGCATTAAGACGAGCAATTTCTGATGGTTTAGTTGAGAGGGAAGACATTCATATCACCTCTAAACTTTGGTCAAGTGACCACCATGATCCTGTTTCTGCCCTTCACCAAACTCTACA GAGGTTAGGGATGGAATACTTAGACATGTATTTAGTGCATTGGCCAGTGGCTTTGAAGCCATGGGTGGActatccaattcccgcagaagaAGACTTTGAGGAATTTGACATGGAGAATACTTGGTCTGGCATGGAGAGGTGCTTAGATATGGGCTTGTGTAGGTCTATCGGCGTCAGCAATTTTTCTTCCACTAAAATTGAAGAACTGCTTGATTTTGCTTGTGTCACTGCTGCTGTCAATCAG GTGGAAATGCATCCAATGTGGAGGCAAAGAAAGCTGAGGTCAGTATGTAGGGAGTATGGGATTCATGTAAGTGCATATTCGCCTTTAGATGGACCCGGTAACGCCTGGGGAACTACTGCTGTGGTTGATCATCCTATCATCCAATCCATTGCCCTCAAGCATAATGCAACTCCAGCACAA GTTGCTTTGCGATGGGGCTTGTCTCAAGGATCAAGCGTTATTGTGAAGAGCTTCAATCCAAGAAGAATGAAAGAGAATATCGGGGCCCTTTATTTGAAATTAGACGAACGGGATTTACTAGACATAAACAAAATGGAGGAGAGGAAAATCATGAGGGGAGAGTGGCTATCCAATGATACTACAAGCTCTTACAGAACTATTGAGGAGCTCTGGGATGGCGAGATTTAA